A region from the Janthinobacterium agaricidamnosum genome encodes:
- a CDS encoding efflux RND transporter periplasmic adaptor subunit — MKNVQQFSTLGTLIKPLAASLALAGLVAVSLAGCDSANSKVPDAPAAGGPPISAAAVVEKQITETQEFSGRLEAIERVEIRSRVGGFITAVNFKPGSEVKKGDVLFVIDPRPFQAEVSRAEGTAASARAKAELAKLELSRAEKLLAEKAIAQREFDEKASGLKELDANVRSAQAAYEAARLNLSYTQVQAPISGRVSKAEITVGNLIDASAILTSVVSTDRIYASFDGDEDTYLRVAGTAQKGTPVTVKVGLANETGFPHEGKLEFVDNQLDPATGSVRMRATFANAERQLVPGLFARIQLDGGNGPHAQSTALLISDRAVGTDQSRKYVYVVGADNKAEYRAVKLGPTSDGLRVVREGLKAGEKIVVNGLQRVRPGAPVTPQMVAMDFDPTAPVAPAKPEAKDAKIAAKAASTSKE; from the coding sequence ATGAAAAACGTTCAACAATTTTCCACCTTAGGTACACTCATCAAGCCCCTGGCGGCCTCGCTCGCGCTGGCGGGACTGGTGGCCGTGAGCCTGGCCGGCTGCGATTCGGCCAATAGCAAGGTGCCCGACGCGCCAGCGGCCGGCGGCCCGCCCATCTCGGCCGCCGCCGTCGTTGAAAAACAGATCACGGAAACGCAGGAATTCTCGGGCCGCCTGGAAGCGATCGAGCGCGTGGAAATCCGCTCGCGCGTCGGCGGCTTCATCACGGCCGTCAACTTCAAGCCGGGCAGCGAAGTGAAGAAGGGCGATGTGCTGTTCGTCATCGATCCGCGCCCATTCCAGGCTGAAGTGTCGCGCGCCGAAGGCACGGCCGCATCGGCCCGCGCCAAGGCGGAACTGGCCAAGCTGGAACTGTCGCGCGCTGAAAAGCTGCTGGCCGAAAAAGCCATCGCCCAGCGCGAATTCGACGAAAAGGCCTCGGGTCTGAAAGAGCTGGACGCGAATGTCCGCTCGGCGCAAGCCGCGTATGAAGCGGCCAGGCTGAACCTGTCGTACACGCAGGTGCAGGCGCCGATCAGCGGCCGCGTCAGCAAGGCGGAAATCACCGTCGGCAACCTGATCGACGCTTCCGCCATTTTGACGTCGGTGGTGTCGACGGACCGCATCTATGCCAGCTTCGACGGCGATGAAGATACCTACCTGCGCGTGGCCGGCACGGCGCAAAAGGGCACGCCCGTCACCGTCAAGGTGGGCCTGGCCAATGAAACGGGCTTCCCGCACGAAGGCAAGCTGGAATTCGTCGACAACCAGCTCGACCCGGCCACGGGCAGCGTGCGCATGCGCGCCACCTTCGCCAACGCCGAGCGCCAGCTGGTGCCGGGCCTGTTCGCGCGCATCCAGCTCGATGGCGGCAACGGCCCGCACGCGCAAAGCACGGCGCTGTTGATCTCCGACCGCGCCGTCGGCACGGATCAAAGCCGCAAATACGTCTACGTGGTGGGCGCCGACAACAAGGCCGAATACCGCGCCGTCAAGCTGGGCCCGACCTCGGACGGCTTGCGCGTGGTGCGAGAAGGCTTGAAAGCGGGCGAAAAAATCGTCGTCAACGGCTTGCAGCGCGTGCGCCCCGGCGCGCCCGTGACGCCGCAGATGGTGGCGATGGATTTCGACCCGACCGCGCCCGTCGCTCCCGCAAAACCTGAAGCAAAAGACGCCAAGATCGCCGCGAAAGCAGCATCGACTTCCAAGGAATAA
- a CDS encoding alpha/beta hydrolase has protein sequence MSIADTTAELAPGQALKIRDIQVQGAQDALGARVYTAGVPGAKQPNLMVFFHGGGFVAGDLDDADDFLRCLVLSNPDHVVLAANYTLAKVRPFPAAVEDAHAVLLWAKKNKSKLGWTGKQMVVSGIEAGANLAAVCAMMSRDRGGPPLAGQVLIMPMLDPGLSTCSMRHLPTCPDLAEVADQCAAAYRGYLPNAADRTHPYASPLQSSRLKNLPPALILSSEDDPLRDEAEQYGSKLIACGIKTTVRRMAAAPLQDATARNECACKVQVLSEISSFVAGLGQEPES, from the coding sequence ATGAGCATTGCCGACACCACGGCCGAACTGGCACCTGGCCAGGCGCTGAAGATACGCGACATCCAGGTGCAGGGCGCGCAGGATGCGCTCGGCGCGCGCGTCTACACGGCCGGCGTGCCGGGTGCCAAGCAGCCGAACCTGATGGTCTTCTTCCATGGCGGCGGCTTTGTGGCCGGCGACCTGGACGACGCGGACGACTTCCTGCGCTGCCTCGTGCTGAGCAATCCCGACCACGTGGTGCTGGCCGCGAACTATACGCTGGCGAAGGTGCGGCCATTCCCCGCCGCCGTGGAAGACGCGCATGCCGTGCTGCTGTGGGCGAAAAAGAACAAGTCCAAGCTGGGCTGGACGGGCAAGCAGATGGTGGTGTCGGGCATCGAAGCGGGCGCCAACCTGGCTGCCGTGTGCGCGATGATGTCGCGCGACCGGGGCGGCCCGCCCCTCGCGGGCCAGGTGCTGATCATGCCCATGCTCGACCCCGGCCTGTCGACCTGTTCGATGCGCCACTTGCCGACCTGTCCGGACCTGGCCGAAGTGGCGGACCAGTGCGCCGCCGCCTACCGCGGCTACCTGCCGAACGCCGCTGACCGCACCCACCCGTACGCGTCGCCATTGCAGTCGAGCCGCCTGAAGAACCTGCCGCCAGCCTTGATCTTGTCCAGCGAAGATGACCCATTGCGCGACGAGGCTGAACAATACGGCAGTAAATTGATCGCCTGCGGCATCAAGACCACCGTGCGGCGCATGGCCGCCGCGCCGCTGCAAGACGCGACCGCCCGTAATGAATGCGCCTGCAAGGTGCAGGTATTGAGCGAAATTAGCAGTTTCGTCGCCGGACTGGGGCAGGAGCCCGAGTCATAA
- a CDS encoding LysR family transcriptional regulator, with amino-acid sequence MNKLQAMEVFIQVVDAGGFTRAAENMQLPKATVSTLIQSLEASLSVKLLNRTTRHVSITSDGAAYYERCVRILSDVREAEESLSRTRLSPSGRLRVDAPTALASELIIPALPDFFARYPDISLELGCSDRPVDLIEEGVDCAVRGGELGDLNLIARRVGVLHFITCAAPGYLARYGTPLHPNDLAQHRGVNFFSAKTGKTFEWDFTRAGERIQMSMPSHIALNDSNAYAAAGLAGLGIVQMTHFMLAPLMEQGKMVELLGDWESDPLPIHVIYPPNRHLSAKVRVFVEWVADMFTNHPATQLKGKSTLPARAALTEAQP; translated from the coding sequence GTGAACAAGCTGCAAGCCATGGAAGTTTTCATCCAAGTCGTCGATGCGGGCGGTTTTACGCGCGCGGCGGAAAACATGCAGTTGCCCAAAGCCACCGTGTCGACCCTGATCCAGTCGCTGGAAGCGAGCCTGTCGGTCAAGTTGCTCAACCGCACCACGCGCCATGTCAGCATCACCTCCGACGGCGCCGCATATTACGAACGCTGCGTGCGCATCCTGTCGGACGTGCGCGAAGCCGAGGAATCGCTGTCGCGCACGCGATTGAGTCCCAGCGGACGGCTGCGCGTGGACGCGCCCACGGCCCTGGCCAGCGAACTGATCATCCCTGCCCTGCCCGACTTCTTCGCCCGCTACCCGGATATATCGCTGGAACTCGGCTGCAGCGACCGTCCCGTCGACCTGATCGAGGAAGGCGTCGACTGCGCCGTGCGCGGCGGCGAACTGGGCGATTTGAACCTGATCGCGCGCCGTGTCGGCGTACTGCATTTCATCACCTGTGCCGCGCCCGGCTACCTGGCGCGCTATGGCACGCCGCTGCACCCGAACGACCTGGCGCAGCACCGGGGCGTGAATTTTTTCTCCGCCAAGACGGGCAAGACCTTTGAATGGGATTTCACGCGCGCAGGCGAACGCATCCAGATGTCCATGCCCAGCCATATTGCCTTGAACGACTCGAACGCCTACGCGGCGGCCGGCCTGGCGGGCCTGGGCATCGTGCAAATGACGCATTTCATGCTTGCGCCCCTGATGGAACAGGGCAAAATGGTGGAATTGCTGGGCGATTGGGAATCCGACCCGTTGCCCATCCACGTGATCTATCCGCCCAACCGCCACCTGTCCGCCAAGGTGCGCGTGTTTGTCGAATGGGTCGCCGACATGTTTACCAACCACCCGGCCACGCAGCTGAAGGGCAAGAGCACCCTGCCCGCGCGTGCCGCCCTGACCGAGGCCCAGCCATGA
- a CDS encoding D-2-hydroxyacid dehydrogenase: MTAASTSPHLHLHPHRIVFLDRDSLIATVRPPAFAHGWEEYPHTKGSEQTVARLQGASIAITNKVPLRAAELAQLPDLKMIAVAATGTDILDLAACRARGIIVANIRDYARATVPEHTLALMLALRRQLVAYRADVEAGLWQKSDRFCLFGHPIRDLAGSRLGLLGYGALGKSVAQLGRAFGMQVIVHNRSPIQEDGVQEVSFDELLASSDVLSLHLPLTDKTRNIIGEQELARMQPTSLLINTARGGLVDEAALADALTRGVIAGAGFDVLSKEPPPPDNPLLNLRLPNFILTPHTAWASGEAMQKLADILIGNIEAFERGAPVNVVA, encoded by the coding sequence ATGACCGCAGCAAGCACATCACCGCACCTGCACCTGCACCCGCACCGCATCGTCTTTCTCGACCGCGACAGCCTGATCGCCACCGTGCGCCCGCCCGCCTTCGCCCACGGCTGGGAAGAATATCCGCATACCAAGGGCAGCGAGCAGACGGTAGCCCGCCTGCAAGGCGCCAGCATCGCCATCACGAACAAGGTGCCGCTGCGCGCGGCCGAACTGGCGCAGCTGCCCGACCTGAAGATGATCGCCGTGGCCGCCACGGGCACGGATATCCTCGACCTGGCCGCCTGCCGCGCGCGGGGCATTATCGTCGCGAATATCCGCGACTATGCGCGCGCCACCGTGCCCGAGCACACGCTGGCCCTGATGCTGGCCCTGCGCCGCCAGCTGGTCGCCTACCGCGCGGACGTGGAAGCGGGCCTGTGGCAGAAGTCCGACCGCTTCTGCCTGTTCGGCCACCCGATCCGCGACCTGGCCGGCAGCCGCCTCGGTTTGCTCGGCTACGGCGCGCTGGGCAAGTCCGTGGCCCAGCTGGGACGCGCCTTCGGCATGCAGGTGATCGTCCACAACCGTTCCCCGATCCAGGAAGACGGCGTGCAGGAAGTGAGTTTTGATGAACTGCTGGCCAGCTCCGACGTGCTGAGCCTGCATCTGCCGCTGACGGACAAGACGCGCAACATCATCGGAGAGCAAGAGCTGGCGCGCATGCAGCCCACGTCGCTGCTGATCAACACGGCGCGGGGCGGCCTCGTCGATGAAGCGGCGCTGGCCGACGCATTGACCCGTGGCGTGATCGCCGGCGCCGGCTTCGACGTGCTGTCGAAGGAACCGCCGCCGCCCGACAACCCGCTGTTGAACTTGCGCCTGCCCAACTTCATCCTCACCCCGCACACGGCCTGGGCCAGCGGCGAGGCCATGCAAAAGCTGGCCGACATTCTGATCGGCAATATCGAAGCGTTCGAGCGCGGCGCTCCCGTGAACGTGGTGGCATGA